The Penaeus chinensis breed Huanghai No. 1 chromosome 36, ASM1920278v2, whole genome shotgun sequence genome includes a region encoding these proteins:
- the LOC125044999 gene encoding kynurenine/alpha-aminoadipate aminotransferase, mitochondrial-like, with amino-acid sequence MDYHKFFSENALRRLPSWIGALRKYIVNPSPDMLWLAGGLPNDAIFPFYEATVKLRDGQVLEVGPDLMAKGLQYGGPTGYGPLLKHLSDLTQRLHSPPLWSSSKQVVTVGGQDGIAKAFVMLTDPGDYVIIPEPCYAGIFSELSALVPHYLPVEEDQEGMKPDALRSTLSRWKAETGGNEAGKKIKYMYINPSGSNPSGTTLSEARRREIYALACEYDFLILEDDPYYFLQFIDEFPPSFLSLDTEGRVLRFDSFSKTLSAGLRVGYLTGPTPLVEKINQHIMATVLGSAGLSQVLIAELFNLWGLDGFLQHVKEVRQFYRSKRDAILQAAEKHLTGLCEWNVPQGGMFLWIKVLGVKDTGDMLLERSAARNVLLVPGKGFTTKFDLPCQYMRASYSTVTPEQMDKAFRILAEVIREEMQRP; translated from the exons ATGGATTATCATAAATTCTTCTCGGAAAATGCTCTACGTCGCCTTCCGTCGTGGATTGGGGCCCTCA GAAAGTACATCGTGAATCCATCGCCGGATATGCTGTGGCTGGCAGGAGGTCTCCCCAACGACGCCATCTTTCCCTTTTACGAAGCGACGGTCAAGCTGAGAGACGGGCAGGTCCTCGAAGTGGGTCCTGATCTCATGGCGAAGGGCCTGCAGTATGGAGGTCCTACAGG TTACGGCCCGCTTTTGAAGCACCTCTCGGACCTGACCCAGCGGCTGCACTCGCCCCCGCTGTGGTCGAGCAGCAAACAGGTGGTCACTGTTGGGGGCCAGGACGGTATCGCCAAGGCCTTCGTCATGCTAACTGATCCCGGCGACTACGTGATCATCCCTGAGCCTTGTTACGCTGGTATATTCTCGGAG TTGAGTGCGCTCGTCCCTCACTATCTCCCGGTTGAAGAGGACCAGGAAGGCATGAAACCTGATGCTTTGAGGTCAACTTTGTCTCGCTGGAAGGCCGAGACGGGAGGAAATGAGGCTGGGAAAAAGATCAag TACATGTACATTAACCCGAGCGGCAGCAATCCTTCGGGAACGACGCTGAGTGAGGCTCGACGTCGGGAGATCTACGCCCTTGCCTGCGAGTACGACTTCCTCATCCTCGAGGACGACCCCTACTACTTTTTGCAGTTTATCGAT GAGTTCCCGCCGAGCTTCCTGAGCCTGGACACGGAGGGCCGAGTCCTGAGGTTCGACTCCTTCTCCAAGACGCTCAGCGCTGGACTCCGGGTCGGCTACCTCACGGGACCGACGCCTCTTGTCGAAAAGATCAATCAGCACATAATGGCTACAGTGCTGGGTTCAGCAGGCCTGTCTCAG GTACTGATAGCCGAGTTGTTTAACCTCTGGGGCTTAGACGGGTTCCTTCAGCACGTGAAAGAAGTTCGGCAGTTTTACCGAAGCAAACGGGATGCCATCTTGCAAGCGGCAGAAAAACATCTTACTG gcCTCTGTGAATGGAATGTGCCTCAAGGTGGAATGTTTTTGTGGATTAAG GTGCTTGGAGTGAAGGACACGGGGGACATGCTGCTGGAGCGAAGTGCAGCCAGAAACGTCCTTCTGGTTCCTGGGAAAGGCTTCACCACCAAGTTCGATCTTCCTTGCCAGTACATGAGGGCTTCTTACTCCACTGTCACGCCTGAGCAGATGGATAAA gCCTTCAGAATTCTTGCGGAGGTGATCAGAGAAGAAATGCAACGGCCTTAA
- the LOC125045090 gene encoding perlucin-like has translation MMLASMPEHPASRPSPKTFAKHDLAKRRREGFVSKGRARSSLWCTALTAAVLVLLLFAQQARCSPEVTAKREKAAGIWNKSGRSCPMAFHEIGGRCYFYGYFPLNWYRASEFCHSFGKGVSLACIESAKENFHIKQWLGVNGNHNTGVWVGGSDNGHVGRWAWFPTGQLVSYSNWGPSQPSGGDQHCMYLVGGLLGYQWADFHCDFDMHFLCEYGVNDLEPWR, from the exons ATGATGTTGGCAAGTATGCCGGAGCATCCTGCCTCGCGCCCTTCTCCCAAGACGTTTGCAAAGCACGATCTCGCGAAACGTCGCAGAGAAGGGTTTGTCTCTAAGGGGCGCGCCAGATCGTCCCTTTGGTGTACAGCTCTGACGGCGGCGGTGCTGGTACTGCTGCTCTTTGCACAACAGGCTAGGTGCTCGCCTGAGGTCACTGCCAAACGAGAGAAGGCTGCAG GAATATGGAACAAATCCGGCCGCAGTTGTCCCATGGCCTTCCACGAGATCGGGGGCAGGTGCTACTTCTACGGGTACTTCCCTTTGAACTGGTACCGCGCCTCGGAGTTCTGCCACTCGTTCGGGAAGGGCGTGTCTCTTGCGTGCATAGAATCGGCCAAGGAGAACTTCCACATCAAGCAGTGGCTGGGGGTTAACG GTAACCACAACACCGGCGTGTGGGTGGGCGGGTCGGACAACGGCCACGTCGGCAGGTGGGCGTGGTTTCCAACAG GCCAGCTGGTGTCGTACAGTAACTGGGGCCCGTCACAGCCCAGCGGCGGGGACCAGCACTGCATGTACCTGGTGGGGGGCCTCCTCGGGTACCAGTGGGCGGACTTCCACTGTGACTTCGACATGCATTTCTTGTGCGAGTATGGCGTGAACGACCTGGAGCCTTGGCGATGA